In Methyloceanibacter stevinii, the genomic stretch GGGCGACCCCCTTCTGGTACGCCCCTTGCCGCCGTCGAGGCGGACCGGGGCGTGGGCGCTCATAGCCGCTTGGCCTAGTCACTCTCACAGCCGTGACGGGCTGCGGTGTCCGCTCCGAAGGGCTCTGCCCTGCCGCTCGGGCGTCCCGTTTCGCCTGGCGGCGAGCGCAAAGACGTCGCGTACACGTCTTTGCGCATTCGGCCGGCTGGTCCGGCCGACGGCAAATTGCGGAGAGGGGCTCCCAATCTTGGTGCTCCGCAATTGCCGGTGGTGATTGTTGTGTCGAGTAAGGGGGCCCCGGTGGCGATCTATAGCTGCAACCTCAGGAGTATCGGCCGCAGCACGCATGCTGCGGGGACCGCGGGCGCCCACATACTCTATATCAGCCGGGCCGAGGCAAAGCCCGTCATCCTCGTCAATGAAATGCCGGCAGAGCCGCAGGCGGCGCGCAACTGGCTTGATCGCGCCGAGCGGGCGTCGCGCAAAAACGCCCGCGTCATTGACAAAATTCGTCTGGCTTTGCCGCGCGAACTCAGCGAGGACGAACGGAGCCGGCTGGTCCGGGACTTCATGGAAGACCTCGCTGGGGATGCCCGCATACCATGGTATGCAGCCATCCACTTTCGCGGAAAAGACAGCCACAATCCCCATGCCCATATCGCGGTACATGACCGCGATATGGATAGCGGCAAGCGCGTCTTGCGCTTGTCGGATTCGGCCCGTGACCGTGAGAGGGCGGGACTGCCCGGGCCGAAGGCAGTTGAATGGATACGGGAGCGCTGGGAACAGATCGGCAATCAGGCGCTCGAACGGTCGGGGCACGACGTTCGGATCGATCGGCGGACCCTGCAGGCGCAAGGGATTGATCGGGAACCAACCATCCATGAGGGGCCTCGCGCCCAGCATATCAACGACCGGGTGAAGCGCCCGGCATCAAAGCGCGTCCTAAACGGCGCCGGACGCTTAATCGACTATCCGGCCATTGACCGCGGCAAGACCCGGCGGGAGTTCAACGCCCAGGTTATCGATCTCAACCTCGAGCGCGCGGTTCGCTCCGGCCGGCCTGAGACGGCCGCCTGGGCGCAGTTCGAGCGCGACCAAATGGATAAGGACCGCGCGCTGAAAAGCGGCTCAAGGGCGAGCGCGCGAGCCGCACGCGGGAGGAGCGCTTCCTCTCCGGCAAGTTCGTGGCCGAGGGGAAGCGGGTTCGCGCAGAGCTCAGGCTCAACGCGCGCGCCGCAGCCGCCGAAGTGCAGGCCAAGTATGAGCGGCTGCGGGCTTCCATGCGGCTCAGGCACCATGTCGAGCGGCGGCGCCTGCGGACCAAGCACAAGGCGTTTCTGTCCAGGCTAGCCCGAAAGCTATCCCGGAGTGTCCGCGAACGGCACAAGGCCGAACGGGTGCGGCAGGTCGAAGCGCATCGGAAGGATCGTAGCGATATGAGCGGCAACTATGCCGAGGCCAAGTCTCAGACAAAAAACAGGCTCAATGCGCGTTACGGAATCAAGATCGAGGCGATTGAAAAACGGCGTCTCGTGGAACTCGCGGGCCTTCGAAAGCTACACCGCGAAGCGGAAATGGAAGCCGACAAGCTACGCCAGCAGCGTGAACGGGATCGAGAGCTGGGCCGTGAACTGACCGAGCAACGTATTCGCGAATGGAAAAAGACGCGCCGGAAAGAGCCACGGATTGGTGACAAACGTCTGCGCCCCGACTTTGAGAAGGCGGCACAGCCGGACCCTTCGAAAGAGGAAAGGCTGGGTTCGGCGATTGCGCGGCTAAGGCAACGCAGCAGACGCCAGAGGAGCCGCGATCGTGATCGCGGACATGAACGATGAGGTCGTGATTCGGCAGCAATGAGGTTACTCTGCACGCGAGGGAGATCAGGGTCGATGGGCTATCGCGCCTGGAACAACTACGAAGAGGCCGCGGAGCAGGAGCGCCGCGCGGTGGTGGCTCGAATGCCGTTTCGCGAGAGAGCTTTGCTGCGGTTCAGGCAAGTGCTCGTATTGGCCGCGCTTCTGGCTCTTCCTGCCATCGTCGTGCTGAAGCTGTTGAGGCTGTTTTGAAGCGGGCGCATCCCTGGGGGATCCCGGCGGGCAAGACTTTGCTTGCCATTGGCGTTCTTGTTCTCCCTTCGCCGAGCCTTGCGCGCGAGTGTTTTGACGACGCATCCGGGATCTGTCTCGGCGACAGCGGCGTGGCCGAGATTTCCGGACGAGCGCAAGTCACGGACGGCGATACGCTCGAACTGGGACCGGTCAGGATTCGCCTCTATGGCATCGACGCGCCTGAGGCGTCGCAGACATGCAAGAAGGACGACGGGCGAAGCTGGTCGTGCGGCAATGAGGCGACCGCGCACCTCGCAAAGTTGGTAGGCGACAAGCGCATCCGATGCCTGGCCAGAGAACATGATCCTTATAACCGGCCATTGGCGGTATGCACGGCCGAGGGCGACAGTCTCAATGCGCGTATGATCCGGGACGGTCTTGCATGGGCCTTCCTCGAATACTCGGACAGCTATCTTGCCATGGAGCGTGAAGCCCGCAAGGCGCGGACCGGCATCTGGCAAGGTTCTGCCGAACCGCCCTGGGAGTACCGAAAAGACCGCTGGCAGCGTGCCGCCGATGCTTCGCCTCGTCCGGGCTGTCCCATCAAGGGCAACATCAACAGCAATGGTGAGCACATCTATCACACGCCCTGGTCGCCAGTTTACGACCGGACGCAAATTGACACCGCCGCCGACGAACGCTGGTTCTGCGATGAGGCCGAAGCCACGGCCGCCGGGTGGCGGCCGGCACGTTGGCATTGAATCTGGACGCTTCCTCCTCGTCCGATCCTCACTCACTCTCCGTTCTTCGCGGCCTCTCATTCCATAGCCGCTTTTTTGGACGCGCGTGCCGCCCCGTCAACGGGCGGGGCCGTTCCCCTTCGCACTACTGCTCCGGTGACTGAGCGGCGTGTCCGCCCGTCCCTCCTTTTTGCGCGTCAATGAGAAACCGCTCAAAGAAAGGAGAGACATCATGACAAACAAATCGAACGAAACCGCTATCCAGCATATCCCGCTGGCCAAGCTTACGCCCTGGGACGGCAATGTCCGCCGTACCGGCGCATCGGAGGGCATCGACGAACTTGCCGCTTCCATCAAAGCGCACGGGCTCCTGCAATCGCTTGTCGTCCGCAAGGGCAAACGCGGCAAGTATGAGGTCGTCGCGGGCAGGCGGCGCTACCTGGCCTTGAAAGCGCTCCTGAAAAGCGGCGCCATCGGCAAGGACTATCCGGTGGCCTGCAGGCTCGCGGACGAAGAGCTTGATGCTACGGAGCTCAGTCTGGCCGAGAACATCGTGCGCCTGGCAATGCATCCCGCCGATCAGTTCGAGGCTTTCCGTGATCTGATGGACGGAGGCAGCGCCATTGCCGACATTGCGGCGCGGTTTGGCGTTTCCGAAAAGCTCGTCGCACAGCGCTTGCGTTTGGGCCGGGTCAGCCCCGTCATCCTGGATGCTTATCGCAAAGGTGAGATCAACCTTGAGCTCGTGCAGGCTTTCGCGATCAGCGACGACCACGCTGCGCAGGAGCGCATCTGGTCCGAACTGCCGGATTGGGAACGCTACCCACGTACCGTAAAACGGCTCCTCACTGAGGATGAGATTCCGTCGAGCGATAAGCGCGTGCGCCTTGTCGGCCTTGACACCTACATCGAGCTTGGCGGGCCTGTTCGCCGCGATCTCTTCGAGGCGGAAGATAGCGGCTACGTCCTTGATCCGGAATTGCTGGACCGGCTGGTTCTGGACAAGCTGCGCATTGCGGCAAGTGCCGTCACCGAAGAAGGCTGGCGCTGGGTCGAAATCGTATCCGAACTCGATTACGGGCGCCTGGCGACGTTCGAGCGGCGTTATGCAGAGCCGGCTGAACTTTCCGATGAAGATCAGGCCGAGTTGGACGCTCTCACAGCCGAATACGATGGCATCGTGGACACCGATGACGAGGATCAGATCGAAAGGCTTGATGCAATCGACAGCCGGATCGATGATCTTACGGCTAAGGCGCTCCGCTGGACCGATGATGTACTGGAACTAGCCGGGGCTATTGTCAGCGTTGGTCATGGCGGTGATATCCGCATCGAGCGCGGACTGGTGCGCCCGGAAGATGCACCTGCAGAAGACGCTGGTAGCTCCGACGTCGATCATGATGCGGACGAGCCTGCGGTCAAACTTTCGGCCCGGTTGGTTGAAGACCTGTCTGCCCGGAAGTCGGCTGCAATCAGCGCAGAGCTGGCCAAGCGTCCGGATGTGGCCCTGGTGGTCGTTGTCCATGCCTTGGCACTTGGTTCGTTCTACACCTATGCCAGAGGCCATAGCTGTCTGGAGCTCAGCGCATCCGTTCCTGCCATTGGTCAGAGCCTCTATGATGCCGATGGCTGCATTGACCTGAATGAGCTGGAAACAGTGCGCGAGTCCTGGCTCGCAAAGCTACCGCAAAACCCGGGTGGGCTTTGGGGCTGGTGCCTGGAGCAGTCCCATGAGGTTCTCTTGCAGATCCTGGCCGTCATTGCAGCGCGTAGCATCGATGCCGTGCAAAGCAAAGGCATGGCAGAGGGTGCATCCGAGCTACTTCATGCATCGGCGGTAGCCGAGGCTCTTGGCATAGAGATGGCCGGGCATTTTACGCCCACGGCGGACAACTTCTTTGGCCGCATCAGCGGCAAAGCCATCGGGGCAGCGATTGCCGAGGCGAAGGCCGTCACGCTGGCTCCCGGTTGGTCGAAAATGAAGAAGGCCGAGCTTGCCGCTCTTGCCGAGCGGGAAATCGCCGGTTCCGGGTGGTTGCCAAAGCCTATTCGCCTCTCAAACTCTGACGACTTGGATCATGGCGACGAGAGCCCCAATCTTAAAGCAGCATGCTAGCTGCTTTCTGGGCCGCGCCCGCTTAGGGCGCGGCCTAACCATCGTCTGCAAACGATATCTGCATGAAGAAGCTCGATGTTACTGCATTGCGGCGGCGCGTCCACTCCAGCGCGCCTCAAATGCCGCATCGTCGAAATGCAGAAGTGAGATCGTGCAGTCGTAGTTGTCGGAAACTATCACGTTCTCGGAGCAGGCCTGTCCCAGCCAGACTTGCTCGTCGTGCTCGGCGTAAGAAGTCCCACAGCTCTGGCGGCGCATTGCAAGCGATTGGGAAGGGAGCTCAATCGGTGGTGCGTTGCGTGTCCGATAGTAGAGCCCGGATTTCAGAGCCGGCTCGCTTGGACGCGCCCAAAGGATAAATCCATCTCTAGAAAGAACGAGCATTGCGCGCCGGTCGCAGAAATGGAGCCAGCGGAGTGTCGCGGCGATAAGCGAAACCTCATATCGATCGGCGCAGTTTCCAAGTTCATCGAGCGTGGGACGGTCACGCGCCCCGATCTGGCCCCTGAAATCGTCAAGGGGCATTAAGAGCGTCGCGGCAAATGTGTTTGCTTGCTGCTCTAGCTGACCGAATTCCGACTTCCAGTTTCTCATGTCTTCGCTGCTGCACCGAAGGCCCTTGGGGTATGCGAATCGATGAAGCAGGTAGTGACCGAATTCGTGAGCGAGCGTGAAGTTGATCCGCCCGTTCGACTTGATGTCGTTATTGTAGAGGATGCCCCATCCGGTTCTACCCGCCGGCGCGGGCACCAGAGCGCCTTCAAAGCGGTTAAGAGCATCGCCGCGGATCATCGTAATCGGATCCGCGGGAAACTTTTGGGCGGAGATTTCCCGCGCGACGGCTTTCACATCTATGGGAAAGCGATCAGCCCCGAGGACCGTCCGTAAGATAATCGAGATATCGTTGGCCCATCGCTCCGGCCCAAACGGTTTGCTCATTCATCCTCCCACAACTCGATCATGCGGCGGATTTTCTTCTTCACATCAGGATCCATCTCTCGGTACTTGCGAAAAAACATCTCATCTGTGGCGTCAGTTTCCGTGATGGTTTGATCTTTACCCAGCAGATAATCCATCGTGACCCCGAGTTCGGTCGCGATGGCAGATAGCTTCTCTGCCGATGGTCGCGGTGGCGTCCTGTTCTCAAGCTCCCAAATGTAGCTCTTGCTGGAGCCGGTTCGTACCGCGAGCTGGTCCAGTGTCAGCTTTTTTCCCTTGCGCAGCTCTGTAATTTCTCCCCCAGAGCGGTGGTCATCCTTCAGCCCTTCTTTGCTTTTCGGTCGGTTCGCTAGTCAGAACAATTTGTCCTTGACTACCGAATTCGACTCGCTATGTAATGTTCAGAGTACCGAACTTTTAATACCTCAGTCAAGAATACTGTTCCGCCGCTGGCTGGAAGGCCCGGCGCCAAAATATACTGGAGACGAATATGACAGCTCGCATTCATGCCTTTCCTCTCGGCAATGCCGACACCCTTTGCATCGATCTCGCCGACGGGCGGAAGATCCTCGTCGATTATGCCGCCATGAGGAACGTCGACGATGCCGCAGACAAGCGCTGCGATCTTCCCGAAGAGCTTCGCAAGGATCTCAAGAAGGCCGGGAGGGACTATTTCGATGTCCTCTGCATCACTCACACCGATACCGATCACTGCAAGGGCTTAGGTGAATTCTTCTGGCTGCGGCACGCTGCCCTCTATCAGGCGACGGCCGCATCAAGATTGACGAGCTGTGGGTCCCGGCCGCCGCCATCCTGGAGGAAAATCTTGTCGGCGATGCGCGGCTCGTCAGGGCCGAAGCGCGGCACCGGCTGCGCGAAGGCAAAGGCATTCGTGTTTTCTCCCGCCCCGAACGGCTCCGGAAATGGCTTGAGGATCAGGGCCTCGATTTCGAAAGCCGCAAGCACCTCATCGTCGATGCTGGCAGCCTGGTACCCGGTTACAGCAAGGATGGCCCCGAGCGCGCGGAGTTTTTCGTCCATTGCCCCTTCGGCTGGCGCCAGGACGAAAACACGGTCATCTCGCGTAACGAAGACTCCATCGTCATGCAGGCGACTTTCCTCGAGGCGGGCGCGAGACCCATTTGTTCCTGGCCTCGGACGTCAACTACGACACCCTCTCATTGATCGTCCAGACCACGCGCAAGCATGGAAACGAGCACCGGCTGCTTTGGGATCTGATGAAGTTGCCGCATCACTGCTCCTACCTTGCTTTGAGTCACGAGTGCGGTGAAGACGAAACCAAGCCCGTGCCCGAGGTGGCGTGGCTCTTCGAAGACCGCCGGAATCAAGGCGGTGATATTATTTCGCCGAGCTGCCCGATCCCTTCCAAGGGCTCTGAGGCTGACAAGAGCAACCAGCCTCCCCACCGGCAGGCTGCGAATTATCACAAGCGCATTTCCGGCGAGAAGAACGGCGAGTTCACGGTGACGATGGAGCATCCCTCCACCGAAAAGCCGGAGCGCTTCGCCTATAAGGTCACTGAGCGCGGAATCGCCTTCGACCTTGCTGCTCCGATGGTCAGCACCGTTGCGGCCGCCTCAACGACAAGGGCCGGTTGATGAGCGTAGAGGATTGGCTGCAGGCCTTTGGCGATCCAGTGGGGGCGGAGGCCTTGGAAGTACCCGGTGCTAAAGCCCTCGCTTCCTTCGTTGGAACTTACGGCGCGCACATTGCCGGCGTGTCGGAACTTTACCGCAAGTCGGAATGGGAGCTGATCGTCCTGGATTTTCGCACCGGGCGTCCGCAAGACAGCGCCTATTCGATCAGACGCGTGGAACGGGTGGGCGTCCTTTTCAGGCATACGGAGTCGATGCCCCTAATTTTCATGCTGCGGGATGATTTCCCGGATACGGAGCATCAGCAGCTCGCCATAGAGGGTATGCCGCGCGCCATTTGTATTGATGATCGAAACTGGCTGGAGGCTCGGCTCACATGGACTCCCGCCGAGCTCATTCAGCGGATTCTGTCATGGTTCAAGCGCGCAGCGGAAGGTCGCTTGCATGACGCTCGACAGCCACTTGATCCGGTTTTCTTTGGTAGCCCTCTCAGCTTCATCGTTTCGCGCGCCGTTCTCGATGGTTCGGATGGACATAGACTCGTTGGCGTACACGACGACACCCATCGCTCGACGATACGTGTTAGACGAACGCGGGATGGCGCAGCGCCGGGCCACGCTCTTGAACCATTTTTCATGACGGCTTACCGCGTTGCTCCGGAGCACATGCGGCGTCTCCAGTTCGCGCCAGACAATCTCGCCAGCCTGGCCGCCATGCTGGAAGAGCGCGGCATCAAGCTTCTCGAGAACCTTGCAGAGGAATTCTCAGGCTTGTTCGGGCAAGGAAATGGCTGGGCTATCACGCCCGCTTCGCCGTCATCCTTGATATGCCGATTGTCGGCCCGTCGGGGGAGCAGCAGGAGGGAACCGATCTTCGGGCGTTTGTGTACGATAGATCCGTCGGCGAGATTGCTGTCGCTCTCGGCGTCGCTATGGAGCAGCGGGATGCAGATGAAGGTAGTGAAATTGGTTACGTGAAGGCTGTCGCGCAGAGCCCTGTCGAAGCCGAAGCCGTTCGCGCAATATCCATGCAAGCTGCAGAGGTGCATCTCGAATTCGATCGGGATCTCGCGACACAGCTAGCCGGCCGCAAGAAAGCAGATGACCGAAAAGCGGTGTTGGTCGGAGCAGGCTCGATCGGCTCGCACGTCTCGGATTGCCTCATCCGTGAAGGCCGTTTTCGCTGGACGGTGATCGACCCCGATATTCTGCTGCCGCACAACATCGGCAGGCACATCTTCAGAGCACCCGAAGCTACAAAGTTCAAGGCGAACCTCCTTGCCAAAGCCCTCTCCGATACGCTGGACGGGGACCCCGACAATGCTGACGCGATCACAGACAACGTCCTGGCTCAGGGCGAGGTCGGAGAGAAGATCCGTGAGGCATTAGCAGAAGCGGAGGTTATCATCGACGCTACCGCGTCCATTCTCGCCGAACGTTTTCTTTCGGATAACCCCTCACAGGCGAGGCGGATCTCCATCTTCTTTAATCCCTTAGGCGATGCAGGAGTCCTTTTGTCGGAACCTGCGGACCGCAACCTTAGCCTTCGGGATCTCGAGGCTCAGTATCTGGGATGGTTGGTAAGGAAGGAGGAATTTGCAGATCATCTGGAAAGCTCTGGTGGCGACTACGCCTATACCGGTGCTTGCCGCGCCATCACTAATCTTACATCTCCTGCGAACGTTACCGTCCTTAGCGGTCTGATTGCGACCGGGGTAGGGAGTGCGCTAGACGAGGATGCCGGCGCTATCAGAATCTGGAAGCTCCATGATGGGGGCAATGTCACGGCGCACACCTATGCACCCGAACCTGTTTTGTCCTTCTCTGCCATGGCCTGGATGGTGACGATCGACTCCGGATTGCTAGATCGCATCCTGGTCTTGCGTGCTGAACGACTTCCCGTGGAGACGGGGGGCGTGCTTCTTGGAACCGTCGATATCCCCAGCAAGCGCATCCACGTCATCGAGGCTCTCCCGGCGCCGCCTGACAGTGTCGAGACGAGGCACGGCTTCACCCGCGGGACGCAAGGCGTTCAAGACGCCCTCGATAACGTGTGGGAGCGGACGCGGGGGCAGGTGCGCTATGTCGGTGAGTGGCACTCGCATCCGCCAAGATCGGCTCCGCTGCCGAGCGCTATAGATCTGGTTCAGATTGATTGGCTTTCCACGCTTTTCGATATGGAGACGTTGCCGGCTCTCATGCTGATCGCGGCAGACGATAGCCTCAGCGTCATCCTGGCCAACAGCGAAGCCGCTCCCATTACACCCGATGCTGGAACCGAGCCTACGCCGGCGGGTGCGAACGCATGACGAAGCCTAAGATCGGATTGGCCCTGTCAGGTGGCGGCTCGCGCGCAATTGCGTTTCATCTTGGCTGCCTTCGCGCACTGAACGAGCTTGGCATTCTCGACCACGTCAGCGTCATCTCGACAGTCTCGGGCGGCAGTGTGATCGGTGCGCTGTTCGCTGCGAGGGACGAGTCTTTTGGCGACTTTGAGGCCCGTGTACGTAGCCTGTTGTCTGAAGGTTTGCTTCGGCGTGCTCTCTGGAAGATATTCACGACGAATGAGGGCTTAAAGGCGCTCTGCTGCTGGCTGCTACTGGCGACAACTAGCATATTTTTTTCGGTGCTATCGGCCTTGGTCTGGGCACTGTCATTTATGGTGTCGTCCGAGCATCGTAGCGGTTGGCGAATTCGCAGCGGCGCTCCGCTGACGCGGTTCGCCAGCCGAACCACCATTCTACAACGCGTTTTCGAAGAAGACATTTACAAGCATCGACGCCTTCGGGATTTGCCGCGGTCCAAGCCTCTGTTGATCGTGAACGCTGCGGATCTTAGGACGGGCTCTGCATTCTATTTTTCACGGGCAAGCACTGGCTCGTGGCGATTGGGAGAAGTGGCGAGCACGGAGATTTCACTCGCCCATGCGGTTTCGGCATCTGCCGCCTATCCGATGCTGCTGCCCGCAATCGATGAAACGCTGCCCTTTAACAAGCGCGATGGCTCGCGCAGAGAGGAGCGCGTGATCCTGACCGATGGCGGCGTCTATGATAACTTAGGGTTGGCACCTCTGTGGCCGGATCGCGATCCTTCGGTCAGCCTGAACGTCGCCGAAGTCGATACCATTATATGTTGCCGTGCCGGATATGGCTTACGGTTTGATCCGCCGAGCCAGTTCTTGATTGCCCGACTGGAAAGCGCGTTCTCTTGCATATTCGACCGGGCCCAGAACGCATCGATGAACCGCCTGTTTGATCTTAAGGCGGCCGGCAGGCTTAAGGGCTTTCTACTGCCCTATCTCGGCCAGGACGATGCGCGACTTGCCCACGCTCCTGACGATCTAGTCGCGCGCGAGGAGGCCTATTCCTATCCGACAGATTTTTCGGCCATGTCTGATGAATGGATAGATAAGCTCAGCCGGCGCGGCGAGCAGCTCACCAAAGCGCTTGTTGCGCAGTACATGCCGGAGCTCGCAACTTCAGCATGAGAGCAGAGTCGGGTGACACCTAAGCAGCTTCAAACTTGGAAACCTGGATCGCACTTGCCCGCTGCTCCGCCTGCCAGAGGTCATACTGCATCTGCTGACGCAGCCAGCTTTCGGGGGAGCCTCCGAAGCCTTTAGAGAGGCGGATCGCCATATCCGGTGAAATGCCGGCCCTGCCGTTCAGGACCATCGAGAGCGTGTTGCGGGAAACGCCGAGCCCTTCGGCGGCGGCGGTCACAGACAGGCCGAGGGGTTCCAGACATTGGCGCCTGATCGTTTCGCCCGGATGGGGGGGATTATGCATTATCATTCTCTTGGTCTCCTTCAATGGTAATCGAGGTAATCGACGTCAGTCGCGTCGCCGTCTTCGAAGCGGAAAGTCACGCGCCAGTTTGCCCGGACCGTTACCGCCCAGAAGCCCGCATAGTCGCCTCTGAGACGGTGCAGCCGAAAGCCGGGCAGGTTCATGTCTTCAGGAGCTGAGGAGGCGTCGAGCCGCGCGAGGACATCGCGCAGTGCCTCACGGTGATCCGGCTTTATCTGCCTGTCTTCGCCTCGCTCAAAAAATCGCTTTAGCGCCCTGCTTCTGAAGCTTCTTATCATTGTCTACAAGTGTATCACTGTAATGTACACCTTGTCAATTTTGCTGATGGGTTTGATGCGTGGGCGCGTCCGGCCTTGGCCGGACCGGGTTCTATTCGCCTTGGCTCACCGAGCCGCTGCGCGCGTCTCGGCCCATTCGGGTGACGATCCCTCGCGCGTAAGCTGCCAGCTTTGCCGCTGACCTTTTCCTTCTTCTTCTTTCGGGGCTGCGCCCCTGGCCGTCAAGGCCAAGCCCTTGGGGCAAAAAGCGGCGGGCCGTGTAGTTCGCTTACGCTCCCGGCCCGCACCACCTCCGCCGCATTTCGGCCTGTGACAGCCTCACCCCGCTCATTGCCGCTTGGCTAGTCGGGTTGCATGCGCAACCCGCTTTTCAAGGAGGCAGAGATATGAGTGTGAGTACAAGAGATATGACTTGCGAGAGGCGAGTCGATGGGCATTTGCGAGGGAGGCTTGAGGAGCTAAGACGCCTTTGGAAGGCGTGGCAAACAGGCGACGACACTTTGGATGATCTCGCTGTCTCTCCGAATACGGCCTCGCATTCGACTTCGTTGAGGCCGGTACGTTTGATAACCAGCGAGAGGCGTATTTTCGCTGGCAACTTTCCTGGGGCGGGCCTAGCGACGAGTTCCGCTTCTTTGCAGGGCCGGACCTTTCTTGTCACCGCATCGAATACTGGTTCCTCGACTGGTTCGATGGGGCCAGCCGCGTGCTCACCGGTGAGGACGAAGCACTGTTGCTGGAACTGTGGGAGTGGTTTCAGGAAATCGGATCGACTGAGTTGTGCCAGTAAGACTGAGATTGATAAACCGAACCAAAGTGCGCTTTCAAGTAAAGTTAAAGCTTATGCTTGATTAAGAATAGTTATTGTTTATACTTTGTGGTGCGGGGTGGAGCAGTCTGGTAGCTCGCAAGGCTCATAACCTTGAGGTCAGCGGTTCAAATCCGCTCCCCGCAACCAATGTTATGCAGTAATATTTACTTTTGGCGCCCCAAAGAGGTTATTTCGTCTATGAAGTGTGAGCCTTGTGGAGGCGTCCCGAACGCTTCTGGGCGCGATCTCTAGCTGCGGGGATCGAGCGGATCTCCGCTATTCTCCATTCGTTGAGTCTGCGCCTCAGGGGTGGACCGTCGGTCGGTCTGGTCGTCGCGTTCAATCGCGTGGCCTGAGGCGACAGGGTCAAGCTTATCCGCTTCCGACAGAGCCCATTCCGCCCAAGCCTCAACGTTGATTGTGTCGCCCGTGGATGCTGCCATTCGAACAGCTTCGACATACTCCCGAATGTTCGCGGCATCCCGCCAGCAAGCGGCATCTCGAATGAGGCCATCGATGCGCGCCTTTTCCAGAGTTGCGATTCGCTCCCGCTCACGCTTCTCCGCATCCGCCTTCCGTCTGATCTCTTCCTTGCGTTCTTCTTCCTTTCTCTTGCGCTCCCACTCGGCTAGCTCTTTGAGCCACTGCCGGTGAAGCTGCTCGCCAGCAACTGCCATGCCGACGATAATTTCCACGAGTTGCTTCTCAAGAGGCCGGCCATCTTCGTCCTGCCAATCCATTACCATGCCGGGTGTCGGGGTGCGTGTGTTCGTGATGGCAAGACATAGGGACTGGGGATTCTTGGCCTTCCTTGCAAGTGGCCGACGCTGCAACCGAAGCTTACTCGGTTCATCGAGCTGAAAATCGAGACTGATATCT encodes the following:
- a CDS encoding type II toxin-antitoxin system RelE/ParE family toxin translates to MIRSFRSRALKRFFERGEDRQIKPDHREALRDVLARLDASSAPEDMNLPGFRLHRLRGDYAGFWAVTVRANWRVTFRFEDGDATDVDYLDYH